A single region of the Malaclemys terrapin pileata isolate rMalTer1 chromosome 2, rMalTer1.hap1, whole genome shotgun sequence genome encodes:
- the LOC128832082 gene encoding maestro heat-like repeat-containing protein family member 7 isoform X1, with amino-acid sequence MKSPFDCWGQSLERGATCPKSHRSIGNQQCPVWPESHTLLCLLWVSQELIEELPDNSPPGAVLANSLIAVGNLSTMTPAVEPELETHLLRAALHAVFTLGMEKDTAQVQDLPRVLPDLLDAMLGNLLAESPDTDRLQYILEHINYWIVSRVPRERARAVKSSTALLRFTITLPEFDNSAEFPRMDHHVAQLALSVSDPAKDISRQARDGVYRLYQLLLHQRNPAGKWHPLEE; translated from the exons atgaaatccccatttgactgctggggacagagcctagagcggggagcaacttgcccaaagtcccacaggtcaataggaaaccagcaatgtccagtgtggcccgaatctcacacgctcctttgtctcctttgggtctcacaggagctcattgaggagctgcctgataactctccacccggcgccgtcctcgctaactccctgattgctgtgggcaacctcag caccatgacacctgctgtggagccagagctggagacccacctccttcgagctgccctgcacgccgtcttcaccctgggcatggagaaggacaccgcccaagtgcag gatctgcctagggtcttgccagacctcctggacgccatgctggggaacctgctggcagagtccccagacaccgacaggctccagtacatcttggag cacattaactactggatcgtgtccagggtgccgcgagagagagccagggccgttaagagcagcacggccctgctcagattcaccatcaccctccctgagtttgac aactcagcggaattccccaggatggatcaccacgtggcacagctggctctgtccgtcagtgacccagccaaggacatcagccggcaggccagggatggggtttaccggctctaccagctgctgctgcaccagaggaacccagctgggaaatggcacccgctagaagagtga
- the LOC128832082 gene encoding maestro heat-like repeat-containing protein family member 7 isoform X2 has product MTPAVEPELETHLLRAALHAVFTLGMEKDTAQVQDLPRVLPDLLDAMLGNLLAESPDTDRLQYILEHINYWIVSRVPRERARAVKSSTALLRFTITLPEFDNSAEFPRMDHHVAQLALSVSDPAKDISRQARDGVYRLYQLLLHQRNPAGKWHPLEE; this is encoded by the exons atgacacctgctgtggagccagagctggagacccacctccttcgagctgccctgcacgccgtcttcaccctgggcatggagaaggacaccgcccaagtgcag gatctgcctagggtcttgccagacctcctggacgccatgctggggaacctgctggcagagtccccagacaccgacaggctccagtacatcttggag cacattaactactggatcgtgtccagggtgccgcgagagagagccagggccgttaagagcagcacggccctgctcagattcaccatcaccctccctgagtttgac aactcagcggaattccccaggatggatcaccacgtggcacagctggctctgtccgtcagtgacccagccaaggacatcagccggcaggccagggatggggtttaccggctctaccagctgctgctgcaccagaggaacccagctgggaaatggcacccgctagaagagtga